One genomic window of Ziziphus jujuba cultivar Dongzao chromosome 4, ASM3175591v1 includes the following:
- the LOC107417394 gene encoding probable lipid-A-disaccharide synthase, mitochondrial has protein sequence MLFGRIWNLNGEKHGGVLKLVRRYLSVSGRTVKDMAEKDGELRVFIVSGEVSGDTIGSRLMASLKKLSPVPIHFSGVGGSMMCKQGLKSLYPIEDISVMGIWELLPHLNKMRVKLKETIEAALLFEPHVVVTVDSKGFSFRLLRQLRARFNQQRLDRPVHFHYVAPSFWAWKGGEARLKGLAEFVDHVLCILPNEEEVCKSNGLAATFVGHPILEDILELNPEKCTSLLEWKIEGNHDNFREENAIPAEATVISVLPGSRLQEVTRMLSIFSNTVELVKESFPQLVTVIHIASNQHVENYITGAVRNWPVPAVLIPGGSQRLKYDALSASRVALCTSGTVAVEMQLARLPCVVAYRAHFLTEWFVRYKAKISYISLPNILLNSALIPEALFGACTHTKLAALLIELIHNDSLREKQIAGAEKFIRHLYPSKIAVNSLISQESRWSFPIHMPSMIAASSILYHVKP, from the exons ATGTTGTTTGGAAGAATATGGAATTTGAATGGCGAAAAACATGGGGGTGTCTTGAAGCTGGTGAGGAGATATTTGTCAGTTTCTGGCAGAACCGTGAAAGACATGGCTGAAAAAGATGGAGAACTGAGGGTCTTTATAGTTTCTGGAGAGGTTTCTGGAGATACCATCGGTTCAAGGCTGATGGCATCTCTAAAGAAGCTTTCTCCTGTTCCTATCCATTTTTCTGGTGTTGGAGG GTCCATGATGTGCAAACAAGGATTAAAATCTCTATATCCTATAGAGGATATTTCAGTTATGGGGATATGGGAATTGTTGCCACATTTGAATAAGATGAGA GTGAAGCTGAAAGAAACAATAGAGGCCGCTCTTCTGTTTGAACCTCATGTTGTTGTAACAGTGGATTCTAAAGGTTTTTCTTTCCGACTTTTAAGGCAGTTACGGG CTAGATTCAATCAGCAAAGATTGGATCGCCCAGTACACTTCCATTATGTGGCACCATCATTTTGGGCATGGAAAGGGGGTGAAGCAAGACTCAAAGGCCTAGCTGAATTTGTGGATCATGTCTTGTGTATACTCCCAAATGAGGAAGAAGTTTGCAAATCAAACGGACTGGCTGCCACATTTGTGGGCCACCCAATTCTGGAGGATATTTTGGAATTAAATCCG GAAAAGTGTACTTCATTACTTGAATGGAAGATAGAAGGAAACCATGACAATTTCAGAGAGGAAAATGCAATTCCTGCAG AGGCCACTGTAATTTCCGTGCTTCCTGGAAGCAGATTGCAAGAGGTCACTAGAATGCTATCTATCTTTTCAAACACTGTGGAACTAGTAAAGGAGTCCTTTCCTCAGTTGGTGACTGTCATCCACATTGCTTCTAATCAACATGTGGAGAACTACATCACTGGAGCTGTTCGTAACTGGCCTGTGCCTGCAGTATTGATTCCGGGAGGCTCCCAACGTCTAAAATATGATGCCTTAAGT GCGAGTAGGGTTGCACTATGCACTTCTGGTACAGTTGCTGTGGAGATGCAGCTTGCAAGGTTGCCATGTGTAGTTGCTTATCGAGCACATTTCCTTACCGAATGGTTTGTCCGATATAAAGCGAAGATATCTTACATATCCCTCCCCAATATTCTCCTGAATTCAGCTCTTATTCCTGAAGCTCTCTTTGGAGCATGTACGCATACAAAGTTGGCTGCATTGCTCAT TGAACTGATACACAATGATAGCCTCCGAGAAAAACAGATTGCTGGTGCAGAGAAGTTTATCAGACACCTATATCCTTCAAAAATAGCTGTAAATAGCTTGATTTCACAGGAGTCAAGATGGAGTTTCCCCATTCACATGCCAAGTATGATAGCAGCATCCAGCATCTTGTATCATGTAAAGCCATGA